Proteins from a genomic interval of Peromyscus leucopus breed LL Stock chromosome 12, UCI_PerLeu_2.1, whole genome shotgun sequence:
- the Ccdc54 gene encoding coiled-coil domain-containing protein 54, which translates to MYRFHTKRVRAAAGHVWVSNLHKIRRSLKNVYHKCKTQHSYSTSYPTVASYDCDQDALSLDEERNLTATLQDIKSGQMELLSQMADIVSAISNIQEKIGHCQKQMEVLEVRINTSEDRQIATSKDILSMREDIDTLKKKVTGLESQNSFSSIHCLEVLEEQVSKEFVQLFHKLLQLETPKDTHPKISSAESERVPRYPEPTGQIKEKTMSSQTKTPQKSNNLQNASAICKKARSTIYLYPDFSTWIKLTFVHGGKWRFFLSATKLEEFVQWLLSRPTILPEEPQIMPQRDCAFTGPISNLATICLSLFNCIYSLFCSSKQEVTRL; encoded by the coding sequence ATGTACCGATTTCACACCAAAAGAGTAAGAGCTGCTGCTGGACATGTGTGGGTTTCGAATCTCCACAAGATCAGGCGATCGCTTAAAAACGTTTACCATAAATGTAAGACCCAGCACTCATACTCAACTAGCTACCCAACCGTGGCTTCTTATGACTGCGACCAGGATGCTCTCAGTTTGGATGAAGAAAGGAATCTAACAGCCACGCTGCAAGACATTAAATCGGGACAAATGGAACTCCTCAGCCAAATGGCTGACATTGTCAGCGCAATATCAAATATCCAGGAAAAGATTGGCCATTGCCAGAAGCAGATGGAAGTCCTGGAAGTCAGAATAAACACCAGTGAAGACAGACAAATCGCAACCAGCAAAGACATCCTCTCCATGAGAGAGGACATCGACACTCTGAAGAAGAAGGTGACGGGGCTGGAGAGCCAGAATTCTTTCTCCAGCATACACTGCCTAGAGGTTCtggaggagcaagtcagtaaagaATTTGTACAGCTGTTCCATAAGCTCCTACAACTAGAAACCCCAAAGGACACACACCCTAAAATCTCTTCAGCAGAATCAGAGAGGGTGCCTCGTTATCCAGAGCCCACTGGTCAGATTAAGGAAAAAACAATGTCTTCTCAAACTAAAACTCCACAGAAAAGTAACAACCTCCAGAATGCATCCGCAATTTGTAAAAAGGCAAGGTCAACTATTTATCTTTACCCTGACTTCAGTACATGGATCAAGCTCACTTTTGTTCATGGAGGAAAATGGAGGTTTTTCCTCAGTGCCACCAAGTTAGAGGAATTTGTCCAGTGGCTTCTGTCTAGGCCAACCATCCTTCCCGAGGAACCACAAATCATGCCCCAGAGAGACTGTGCCTTCACTGGACCCATTTCGAACTTGGCCACAATCTGTCTCTCCCTTTTCAActgtatttattctcttttttgttcCTCGAAACAGGAAGTAACTCGTCTTTAG